A genome region from Populus alba chromosome 3, ASM523922v2, whole genome shotgun sequence includes the following:
- the LOC118049132 gene encoding endoglucanase 1 → MAIATAFSLKLQILFIIFCCRSYFSTAFTSQDYADALEISILFFEGQRSGKLPLNQRQTWRGDSGLSDGSAYHVNLVGGYYDAGDNVKFGLPMAFTTTLLAWSVIEFGSSMQNQITNAEAAIRWSTDYLLKAATATPDTLYVQVGDPNMDHRCWERPEDMDTPRNVYKVTAQNPGSDVAAETAAALAAASIVFKESDPSYSTELLHAATKVFDFADRHRGSYSDSLSSAVCPFYCSYSGYQDELLWGASWLHKASLNGTYLAYIQSNGHTMGSDDDDYSFSWDDKRPGTKILLSKEFLDKTTEEFQIYKSHSDNYICSLMPGSSSFQAQYTPGGLFYKATESNLQYVTSTTFLLLTYAKYLGSNGGVAKCGGSTVTAESLIAQAKKQVDYILGDNPAKMSYMVGFGNKYPQHVHHRGSSVPSIHAHPNRISCNDGFQYLYSSSPNPNVLVGAIVGGPDNRDHFADDRNNYQQSEPATYINAPFVGALAFFSAKN, encoded by the exons ATGGCTATTGCTACTGCATTTTCACTGAAGTTGCAGATTCTGTTCATCATTTTTTGTTGTCGTAGCTATTTCAGCACTGCCTTTACTTCTCAAGATTATGCTGATGCTCTTGAAATATCCATCCTCTTCTTTGAGGGTCAGAGGTCGGGAAAACTGCCACTGAACCAACGGCAAACATGGAGGGGGGACTCTGGGTTGTCTGATGGCTCTGCTTATCAC GTGAACCTGGTTGGTGGATACTACGATGCAGGTGATAATGTCAAGTTTGGCCTTCCAATGGCCTTCACCACTACATTGTTGGCATGGAGTGTCATTGAATTCGGTAGCTCGATGCAGAATCAGATTACGAATGCCGAAGCAGCCATTCGATGGAGCACTGACTACCTTTTAAAAGCGGCCACTGCCACCCCTGACACACTATATGTTCAA GTTGGAGATCCGAACATGGATCACCGGTGCTGGGAGAGGCCAGAAGACATGGACACACCACGCAATGTGTACAAAGTAACCGCGCAGAACCCAGGATCCGACGTGGCTGCTGAGACAGCTGCCGCCTTGGCTGCAGCTTCAATTGTGTTCAAAGAGTCTGACCCTTCTTACTCCACCGAATTGCTTCATGCAGCAACGAAA GTTTTCGATTTTGCAGACAGGCATAGAGGATCTTACAGCGACTCTCTCAGTTCCGCAGTCTGCCCATTTTACTGCTCGTACTCTGGATACCAA GATGAGCTTCTCTGGGGTGCCTCGTGGCTTCATAAAGCCTCGCTGAATGGAACATACTTGGCTTACATCCAGTCAAATGGTCACACAATGGGTTCCGATGATGATGACTACTCCTTTAGCTGGGATGACAAGCGACCCGGGACTAAGATTCTCCTTTCTAAG GAATTCTTGGACAAAACTACTGAAGAATTTCAGATATATAAATCGCATTCAGACAACTACATATGCTCTCTAATGCCAGGCTCTTCTAGTTTCCAGGCCCAATACACTCCTG GGGGGCTTTTTTATAAAGCAACTGAAAGCAATTTGCAATATGTAACCTCCACAACTTTCCTTCTATTGACGTATGCAAAGTATCTTGGCTCAAATGGAGGAGTTGCCAAATGCGGTGGCTCAACCGTGACAGCAGAGTCACTCATCGCTCAGGCGAAGAAGCAAGTGGACTATATCTTAGGTGATAATCCAGCAAAGATGTCTTACATGGTTGGATTCGGTAACAAGTATCCACAACATGTGCATCACAGGGGTTCCTCGGTGCCATCAATACATGCACACCCGAACCGCATTTCCTGTAACGATGGGTTTCAGTACCTCTACTCTAGCTCTCCCAATCCGAATGTCCTTGTTGGAGCCATAGTAGGCGGTCCTGATAACAGAGACCATTTCGCTGATGATCGAAACAACTATCAGCAATCCGAGCCAGCTACTTATATCAATGCACCATTTGTTGGCGCTCTTGCTTTCTTCTCAGCCAAAAACTAA
- the LOC118049087 gene encoding protein CANDIDATE G-PROTEIN COUPLED RECEPTOR 7, translating into MAPRFILFSLFTSLLLSLSLAEIRFSDIRSDDRQIIPFDEFGFTNFGRLELNVTNIHLSNPNPDLDRSKIGFFLCTRDSWLHVINQLEDGEITCALQSDLIKPVFTFNDLKKGQNGLSKIVSQNDADQYTLVFANCLTSLKVSMDVKSVMYNLDRGGKVRDYLSAGKTILPRVYYLLSLVYFGLVGVWIYVLYRKRLTVYRIHFFMLAVVILKTVNLLCEAEDKSYIKRTGYAHGWDVLFYIFSFLKGITLFTLIVLIGTGWSFLKPYLQDKEKKVLMIVIPLQVVANIAQVVIDETGPYGQDWITWKQVFLLVDVVCCCAVLFPIVWSIKNLREAARTDGKAAVNLMKLTLFRQYYIVVICYIYFTRVVVYALETITSYKYLWTSVVAGELATLAFYVFTGYKFKPEAHNPYFVVDDEEEEAAAEALKLEDEFEL; encoded by the coding sequence ATGGCTCCTCGCTTCATCCTCTTCTCCCTTTTCACTTCTCTTCTACTCTCCCTTTCCCTAGCCGAGATCCGTTTCTCCGATATCCGATCCGATGACCGTCAAATTATCCCTTTCGATGAATTCGGGTTCACCAACTTCGGCCGACTCGAACTCAACGTCACAAACATCCACCTCTCCAACCCTAACCCCGATCTCGACCGATCCAAGATCGGATTCTTTCTCTGCACTCGTGATTCCTGGCTTCACGTTATTAACCAACTCGAAGATGGTGAAATCACGTGCGCTCTACAATCAGATCTTATCAAGCCCGTTTTCACTTTCAACGACCTCAAGAAAGGCCAAAACGGCCTCTCCAAAATTGTATCTCAAAACGACGCCGATCAGTACACGCTTGTATTCGCCAATTGCTTGACGTCGTTGAAAGTCTCCATGGACGTCAAGTCGGTCATGTATAATCTCGATAGAGGCGGTAAAGTTCGTGACTATTTGTCGGCTGGAAAAACTATTTTGCCGCGGGTTTATTACTTATTGTCGCTGGTTTATTTCGGTTTAGTTGGTGTTTggatttatgttttatataggaAACGGCTTACTGTTTATCGAATTCATTTCTTCATGCTTGCTGTGGTAATCTTAAAGACAGTGAATTTGTTATGCGAAGCTGAGGATAAGAGTTACATTAAGAGAACGGGTTATGCCCATGGATGGGAtgttttgttttacattttcagttttttgaAGGGGATTACGTTGTTTACTTTGATTGTTTTGATTGGTACTGGGTGGTCGTTTTTGAAACCGTATTTacaagataaagaaaagaaggttTTGATGATTGTGATTCCATTACAAGTTGTTGCCAATATTGCCCAAGTTGTTATTGATGAGACTGGACCGTATGGGCAGGATTGGATTACATGGAAACAAGTGTTCTTGCTGGTTGATGTTGTTTGTTGTTGCGCTGTTTTGTTTCCGATTGTTTGGTCCATTAAGAATTTGAGGGAGGCTGCAAGGACGGATGGAAAGGCGGCGGTGAATTTGATGAAGCTGACTCTGTTTAGGCAGTATTATATTGTGGTGATTTGTTATATTTACTTTACAAGGGTTGTGGTTTATGCGTTGGAGACAATTACTTCTTATAAGTATTTATGGACGAGCGTGGTGGCTGGAGAATTGGCTACTTTGGCATTTTATGTCTTTACTGGGTATAAGTTTAAGCCAGAAGCTCATAATCCTTATTTTGTTGTGGATGATGAAGAGGAAGAGGCTGCGGCTGAGGCCTTGAAGCTAGAAGATGAGTTTGAGCTGTAA
- the LOC118049088 gene encoding uncharacterized protein, with protein sequence MCRTTDFHGLQPRTREKHLKIKSFYVRFTGLRPNSKPVPESLTLVYLPRAHDLVSDGYKFRPVAKAFLGLHRIVDVDKKEGDGEVMFGSRERVRVNEGVRFEVYLREERVLEGIFRRDADLERWKLECCGGVGGDDARMVEVRVAAEGQVVLVEKVVTRKRKSKRGCDRLDVIPEEREVVSDESDGGCCCGCDGRGFSYGGDLEEGCERDCAEVEMEVEVVRWAIDVGVWVMCLGVGYMISRASAKSLRLL encoded by the coding sequence ATGTGTAGAACCACGGACTTTCATGGGCTACAACCAAGAACCCGAGAAAAGCACTTGAAGATTAAATCTTTTTACGTCCGGTTCACTGGTCTTAGACCCAATAGCAAACCGGTACCCGAGTCACTCACTCTTGTTTATCTCCCTCGTGCTCATGATCTTGTCAGTGATGGGTACAAGTTTCGACCCGTGGCTAAAGCGTTCTTAGGTCTTCATAGGATTGTTGATGTGGATAAAAAGGAAGGAGATGGAGAGGTTATGTTCGGATCAAGAGAACGGGTTCGGGTCAACGAAGGGGTTCGGTTTGAGGTTTATTTAAGAGAAGAGAGGGTGCTGGAGGGGATTTTTAGAAGAGATGCTGACTTGGAAAGGTGGAAGTTGGAGTGTTGTGGCGGCGTTGGCGGTGATGACGCTAGGATGGTGGAGGTTCGTGTGGCGGCGGAGGGACAGGTAGTCTTGGTTGAGAAGGTGGTGACGAGGAAAAGGAAGAGCAAAAGAGGCTGTGATAGGCTGGATGTGATTCCAGAGGAGAGAGAGGTCGTTTCGGATGAATCGGATGGTggatgttgttgtggttgtgacgGGAGGGGGTTCTCGTACGGTGGAGATTTGGAAGAGGGGTGTGAGCGAGATTGTGCAGAGGTTGAGATGGAAGTGGAGGTTGTCAGATGGGCTATTGATGTTGGGGTTTGGGTCATGTGTTTGGGTGTGGGTTACATGATTTCTAGAGCTTCTGCTAAGAGCTTAAGATTACTTTGA
- the LOC118049131 gene encoding protein BRANCHLESS TRICHOME-like: protein MDTELDFARAQILELIAELEYERKARKKLETMRKRLAKESAEERRGREALERVCEELAREISSDRDEIDHMKREMGEEREMIRMAEVLREERVQMKLAEAKMLFEEKLLELVGTTTQAEPHQNSTSRMEQKSEEDKEPEIATPLKTTAILSGKLNRIVLSEKSCYDNSESTRAILSEKSSFNDNTRSISSMVIQRSRESPEPENPHIKRGMKGFVEFPRVVRAIGSKNKHRGTKLECQKAQRRILLKQKSPIRSTNLIVS, encoded by the coding sequence ATGGACACTGAGCTAGATTTCGCTCGAGCCCAGATCCTGGAATTGATAGCTGAACTTGAATATGAACGTAAGGCACGAAAGAAGTTGGAGACTATGAGAAAAAGACTAGCCAAGGAATCGGCTgaagagagaagaggaagggaaGCGCTTGAGAGAGTTTGTGAAGAGCTTGCTAGAGAAATCTCTTCTGATAGAGATGAGATTGATCACATGAAAAGAGAAATGGGAGAGGAAAGAGAGATGATAAGAATGGCTGAGGTCTTAAGAGAAGAAAGAGTTCAAATGAAGCTTGCAGAGGCGAAAATGCTCTTTGAAGAGAAGTTGTTAGAATTGGTAGGAACAACTACACAGGCAGAGCCTCACCAGAATTCAACTTCCAGAATGGAACAGAAGAGTGAAGAAGATAAAGAACCTGAAATCGCAACTCCATTAAAGACTACAGCTATTTTGTCGGGCAAGTTAAACAGGATAGTTTTGAGTGAGAAATCCTGTTATGACAACAGTGAATCAACAAGGGCGATCTTGAGTGAAAAGTCATCATTTAATGATAACACTCGTAGCATTTCATCAATGGTAATTCAGAGAAGTAGAGAATCACCAGAACCTGAGAATCCTCACATCAAGAGAGGGATGAAGGGGTTTGTCGAATTCCCTAGAGTGGTTCGAGCAATAGGGTCCAAAAACAAGCATCGGGGCACAAAGTTGGAGTGTCAAAAGGCACAGCGAAGGATTCTACTGAAACAAAAAAGCCCCATCAGATCCACTAATCTTATCGTTtcgtaa
- the LOC118049089 gene encoding probable LRR receptor-like serine/threonine-protein kinase At1g56140, translating to MELSVKLLCSSALAYCFCLLPFFVLLSTFHLSSAQNATTDPSEVSALNSLFEQWDAQAVGLWNLSGEPCSGSAIDQTDFEDPDNNPAIKCECTQTTCHITQLRVYALNKKGVIPEVLTALKYLTFLKIDQNYFTGPLPAFIGNLSALKGLSIAHNAFSGTIPKELGNLKELTLLSFGVNNFSGTLPPELGDLVNLEELYINSCGLGGEIPSTFANLQRLRVLWASDDPFTGNIPDFIGNWTGLTSLRFQGNYFEGPIPLSFSNLTSLNSLRISDLSNMSSTLDFIKNLKNLTDLNLRNALINGSIPSDIGELPTLNRLDLSFNNLTGQVPSALFRMSSLEYLFLGNNSLSGTLPEQKSNTLQTIDLSYNYLSGTFPSWVASNVQLNLVANNFTFDNSNISVLPGLNCLQRNYPCNRDTPRYANFAIKCGGPEMRTADGTIYEAENSSLSAASFSVTSTEKWAVSNVGLFADRRSPEYVENTLTQVLSTNTPELYQTSRISPGSLRYFGLGLENGLYTVHLLFAETAFADRSSQTWESLGRRVFDIYIQGSRQLKDFDISKEAGGVERSITRTFNVTVSENHLEIHLFWAGKGTCCTPVQGYYGPIISALNVVPGFTPTVSGIPPSTRKEKSRTGMVVGISVSAGVVCLTLIFAVVYIMRKKDSEDEEVFPGMGPRPNTFSYTQLREATDDFNPSNMLGEGGFGVVYKGLLSDGRAVAVKQLSVASNQGMSHFITEIATISAVQHCNLVKLYGCCIEGNRRLLVYEYLENKSLDKNLFEKDGMHLDWPTRFNICLGTARGLAYLHEESSPRIIHRDVKASNILLDAELCPKISDFGLAKLYDDKKTHISTRVAGTIGYLAPEYAMRGHLTEKADVFGFGVVALEIISGRANSDYSLDDKRVYLLEWAWTLYESRQSLLLMDPSVTEFDENEALRVIGVALLCTQASPAMRPTMSRVVAMFNGDIEVSTVTSKPSYLTDIDFKDITSSFSTENTPASASTGDSKSKNKSQHHNSIDLSPGGDQIHSPLNITEPRLSDLIGDGR from the exons ATGGAATTGAGTGTAAAGTTGCTCTGTTCTTCAGCACTTGCTTACTGCTTTTGCCTTCTTCCCTTCTTCGTTCTTCTTTCAACCTTTCACCTGTCCAGTGCTCAAAACGCCACCACTGATCCATCTGAAG TGAGTGCATTGAACTCGCTATTTGAGCAATGGGACGCACAAGCTGTGGGGTTATGGAACTTGAGTGGAGAGCCATGCAGCGGATCTGCCATTGACCAAACTGATTTTGAAGACCCTGACAACAACCCTGCCATCAAATGTGAATGTACTCAAACTACATGTCACATTACCCAACT GAGAGTTTATGCTTTGAACAAAAAAGGGGTGATTCCAGAAGTACTTACAGCTTTGAAGTATCTTACCTTTCT aaaaattgatcaaaattacTTCACTGGTCCATTGCCTGCGTTTATTGGAAATTTATCAGCATTGAAGGGTTT GTCAATTGCCCACAATGCATTTTCTGGGACCATTCCTAAGGAGCTTGGCAATCTTAAGGAGCTCACTTTGCT GTCTTTTGGTGTAAATAATTTCTCAGGCACACTTCCCCCAGAACTGGGTGATCTTGTCAATCTTGAGGAACT TTATATTAATAGTTGTGGATTGGGTGGTGAAATTCCCTCAACATTTGCCAACCTTCAAAGATTGAGAGTCTT GTGGGCATCGGATGATCCTTTCACAGGCAACATACCTGACTTCATAGGCAACTGGACAGGGCTTACATCATT GAGATTTCAAGGGAATTATTTTGAAGGTCCTATACCACTCAGTTTCTCCAACTTGACCTCATTAAACTCTCT GCGAATCAGCGATTTAAGCAACATGAGCTCTACCTTGGATTTTATCAAGAACTTGAAGAACTTGACCGACTT GAATCTGAGGAATGCATTGATCAATGGTAGTATTCCATCTGATATTGGAGAGCTCCCAACTTTAAATAGACT GGATTTAAGTTTTAACAACTTAACAGGCCAAGTTCCAAGTGCTTTATTCAGGATGAGTTCTCTTGAATACTT GTTTCTTGGAAACAATAGTCTATCTGGAACCCTCCCTGAACAGAAAAGCAATACACTTCAGACAAT AGATTTATCTTACAATTATCTGTCCGGAACTTTTCCTTCATGGGTAGCCTCAAATGTACAATT GAATTTAGTGGCCAACAACTTCACTTTTGACAACTCAAATATAAG TGTTCTGCCAGGATTGAACTGTCTACAGAGAAATTACCCATGCAATCGGGATACTCCACGTT ATGCAAATTTCGCAATCAAGTGTGGTGGTCCAGAGATGAGAACCGCTGATGGCACAATTTATGAAGCTGAAAACTCATCTCTCAGTGCAGCATCATTCAGTGTAACTAGTACCGAAAAATGGGCAGTGAGCAATGTGGGCTTGTTTGCTGATAGACGAAGTCCTGAGTATGTTGAAAATACCTTGACACAAGTTCTCAGCACTAATACCCCAGAGCTCTATCAGACTTCAAGGATATCTCCTGGTTCACTTAGGTACTTCGGCCTGGGTCTAGAGAATGGGCTTTATACTGTACATTTGTTATTTGCCGAAACTGCATTTGCAGATCGAAGCTCACAAACTTGGGAGAGTTTAGGACGGCGCGTTTTTGATATCTATATTCAG GGAAGTCGCCAATTGAAAGACTTTGACATATCAAAGGAGGCAGGTGGGGTTGAGAGATCAATTACAAGGACTTTTAATGTTACTGTGTCAGAAAATCATCTGGAAATTCATTTGTTTTGGGCTGGTAAGGGGACCTGCTGTACCCCTGTACAAGGCTACTATGGACCAATCATCTCAGCCCTTAATGTTGTTCCAG GTTTTACACCAACTGTTAGTGGGATACCACCCAGTACTCGGAAAGAGAAGAGCAGGACCGGGATGGTTGTTGGTATTTCAGTTTCTGCTGGAGTTGTGTGCCTGACCCTGATATTTGCAGTTGTTTACATCATGAGGAAAAAAGACAGCGAAGATGAGGAAG TGTTTCCTGGGATGGGCCCTAGACCAAACACTTTTAGTTATACCCAGCTGAGAGAAGCCACAGATGACTTCAATCCTTCAAATATGCTTGGGGAAGGGGGATTTGGAGTTGTATACAAG GGTTTGCTTTCTGATGGGAGGGCAGTGGCTGTAAAGCAACTTTCAGTTGCATCCAACCAGGGCATGAGCCACTTTATAACTGAGATCGCCACCATATCGGCAGTTCAACATTGTAATCTTGTGAAACTGTACGGATGCTGCATCGAAGGGAATAGACGCCTCCTGGTTTATGAATACCTTGAAAACAAAAGCCTTGATAAGAATCTCTTTG AAAAAGATGGAATGCATCTTGATTGGCCTACCCGCTTCAATATATGCCTGGGAACTGCTAGAGGATTAGCTTACCTCCACGAGGAGTCAAGTCCAAGGATTATACATAGAGATGTCAAGGCAAGTAACATTTTGCTTGATGCAGAACTCTGCCCTAAAATATCAGATTTTGGATTGGCAAAACTATACGACGACAAGAAAACTCACATCAGCACTCGAGTTGCAGGAACCAT tgGCTATTTGGCACCGGAGTATGCAATGCGTGGACATCTGACTGAGAAGGCtgatgtttttggttttggtgtGGTTGCTTTGGAGATCATAAGCGGGAGAGCAAATTCTGACTATAGCTTAGATGATAAAAGAGTCTATCTTCTTGAATGG GCATGGACTCTGTACGAAAGTAGACAAAGTTTGCTACTGATGGATCCAAGTGTAACAGAATTTGATGAAAATGAAGCTCTTCGAGTTATAGGAGTAGCTCTCTTGTGCACTCAAGCCTCACCAGCAATGAGGCCGACAATGTCAAGAGTTGTGGCAATGTTTAACGGAGATATCGAAGTGAGCACTGTTACATCAAAGCCAAGCTACTTGACTGATATAGACTTTAAGGATATAACTAGCAGCTTTTCAACTGAAAACACCCCAGCATCTGCTTCAACTGGTGATAGCAAGAGCAAGAATAAAAGCCAGCATCATAATTCAATTGATCTTAGTCCAGGAGGTGATCAAATACACTCCCCACTAAATATCACTGAACCAAGGCTGAGTGACCTTATTGGGGATGGAAGGTAA
- the LOC118049092 gene encoding uncharacterized protein: MGMVVVISLPLIIFCLLLGFGCYYLGRYKGRQDVRTNAQVFGVPIPPPGTASKPPPPPYSKPGNLENV; encoded by the coding sequence ATGGGTATGGTAGTGGTGATCTCTTTGCCTTTGATAATCTTCTGCTTACTTCTTGGTTTTGGATGCTACTACTTGGGGAGATACAAAGGAAGACAAGATGTCCGTACAAATGCTCAAGTTTTTGGGGTACCTATTCCACCACCTGGTACTGCTAGTAAACCACCTCCTCCACCTTATTCCAAGCCAGGAAACTTGGAAAATGTTTAg